In a genomic window of Cerasicoccus sp. TK19100:
- a CDS encoding putative Na+/H+ antiporter: MGLFAAPAALAAGGGGQGAEPSNFPTPLSTYMDQEEEMAAEKGVEQLTLGETLMHRAKENPFNVVATVIFLLAVAHTFMCAKFNKMAHHYEHEHQEKLKKEGKHYPAGKEPVSFKATLFHFLGEVEAIFGIWVVPLFLAIVFAPAHGWSDAVAYIDSRNYVEPIFVVVIMAIASTRPVVKFAESCLRIFANLGKGTPLAWWLSIMTVAPLLGSFITEPAAMTIAAMLLGQQFYKLKPSKKLCYATLGLLFVNISVGGTLTHFAAPPVLMVAVPWGYDMPFMFTHFGWRAILGILIANSLYFMIFRKELSALRHGIVAEGDEEVEEPVPAWVILVHLGFLAWTVITLHHPPFFVGAFLFFLGFTKATEHHQYDLNIKSPMLVGFFLAGLVIHGGLQGWWIAPVLSSMGETALFCMATVLTAFNDNAAITFLASQVPAFSPVEIHHGVQTVKEGADLAYAQSLQYAVLAGAVTGGGLTVIANAPNPAGQSILNKYFDGGINPMGLLLGALIPTLIMSVCFIVIPH; this comes from the coding sequence ATGGGACTGTTCGCAGCCCCAGCCGCCTTGGCGGCAGGAGGCGGTGGCCAAGGCGCTGAACCGAGCAATTTCCCCACGCCACTCTCCACCTACATGGACCAGGAGGAGGAGATGGCCGCCGAGAAAGGCGTGGAGCAGCTAACCCTTGGCGAAACCCTGATGCACCGCGCCAAGGAGAACCCCTTCAACGTCGTGGCAACGGTGATCTTCCTGCTCGCCGTCGCGCATACCTTCATGTGCGCGAAGTTCAACAAGATGGCGCACCACTACGAGCACGAGCATCAGGAAAAGCTCAAGAAAGAGGGTAAGCATTACCCCGCTGGCAAGGAGCCGGTTTCGTTCAAGGCCACACTGTTTCACTTCCTCGGAGAAGTGGAGGCGATCTTTGGTATCTGGGTGGTGCCGCTGTTTCTGGCGATTGTTTTTGCCCCGGCGCACGGCTGGAGCGACGCGGTGGCCTACATTGATTCGCGTAACTACGTGGAGCCGATTTTCGTGGTCGTGATTATGGCGATCGCCTCGACGCGTCCGGTGGTGAAGTTCGCCGAATCCTGCCTGCGCATTTTTGCGAATCTCGGCAAGGGCACGCCGCTGGCCTGGTGGTTGTCCATCATGACCGTGGCTCCATTGCTTGGCTCCTTTATTACGGAGCCTGCCGCGATGACGATTGCTGCGATGTTGCTCGGCCAACAGTTTTACAAGCTCAAGCCCTCCAAGAAACTTTGCTACGCAACGCTCGGTTTGCTCTTCGTCAACATCTCCGTGGGGGGCACGTTGACGCACTTTGCCGCGCCGCCGGTGCTGATGGTCGCCGTGCCGTGGGGCTATGACATGCCCTTTATGTTCACGCACTTTGGCTGGCGTGCGATCCTCGGTATCCTCATTGCGAATTCGCTCTACTTCATGATTTTCCGCAAGGAACTCAGCGCACTGCGTCATGGCATTGTTGCAGAGGGCGATGAGGAAGTCGAAGAGCCCGTACCGGCTTGGGTCATTCTGGTGCACCTCGGCTTCCTGGCCTGGACGGTGATTACGCTGCACCATCCGCCATTTTTCGTGGGCGCATTCCTGTTCTTCCTCGGTTTCACTAAGGCGACCGAGCACCACCAGTATGATTTGAACATCAAGAGCCCGATGCTAGTGGGTTTCTTCCTTGCGGGCCTCGTGATCCATGGCGGGTTGCAGGGTTGGTGGATCGCGCCGGTGCTCTCCAGCATGGGTGAGACTGCGCTCTTCTGCATGGCCACGGTCCTGACTGCGTTTAACGACAATGCCGCGATTACCTTCCTGGCCTCACAGGTGCCGGCGTTCAGCCCGGTGGAAATCCACCATGGGGTGCAAACCGTCAAGGAAGGGGCCGATTTGGCCTACGCGCAAAGCCTGCAATACGCGGTGCTTGCTGGCGCGGTGACCGGCGGTGGTCTGACGGTGATTGCGAATGCGCCGAATCCAGCTGGTCAAAGCATCCTCAACAAGTATTTCGATGGAGGCATCAACCCGATGGGCTTGCTGCTGGGCGCGCTGATCCCGACGCTGATCATGAGCGTCTGCTTCATCGTGATTCCTCATTAA
- a CDS encoding PulJ/GspJ family protein, which produces MNTQMQHTTRSKARQGFTLTEIIFSVLLVALLSVGMMTFMLDVARGVFWGTEKSEISEDVRSFTMRLAAETRSSNAAIIYSSFATEDRNSGGDRRDDGQSGDCLVLATLQPHPNADDPEHYTSVIVYFRKASDDEEDGAGPVYRLAWSAEDSSDYVNASDTSIEQMLTKLAADDSGDYPIVIELSRGIANGRLFTNYQQGKVTVVNGEILHGNNAQEVTNTYNLSISPRG; this is translated from the coding sequence ATGAACACGCAGATGCAACACACCACACGTTCCAAGGCGCGCCAGGGATTTACGCTCACGGAAATCATCTTTTCCGTGCTGCTGGTCGCGCTGTTGTCCGTCGGCATGATGACGTTCATGCTCGACGTCGCGCGGGGGGTATTCTGGGGCACGGAAAAATCCGAGATCTCCGAGGATGTCCGCAGCTTTACCATGCGCCTGGCCGCTGAGACCCGCTCCTCCAACGCCGCCATTATTTACTCGAGCTTTGCCACGGAAGACCGCAACTCCGGCGGTGATCGCCGCGACGACGGCCAAAGCGGCGACTGCCTGGTGCTCGCCACGCTTCAGCCCCACCCCAATGCGGACGACCCGGAGCACTACACCAGCGTGATTGTTTACTTCCGCAAAGCATCCGATGACGAAGAGGACGGTGCCGGGCCGGTGTATCGTCTGGCTTGGTCGGCCGAGGATTCGAGCGACTATGTAAATGCCAGCGATACCTCCATCGAACAAATGCTGACCAAGCTGGCCGCAGATGATTCGGGTGATTACCCAATCGTGATTGAGCTTTCACGCGGCATCGCCAACGGCCGCTTATTTACCAACTACCAGCAAGGCAAGGTCACCGTGGTCAACGGAGAAATCCTGCATGGCAATAATGCTCAGGAAGTGACCAACACCTATAACCTGTCCATTTCACCGAGAGGATAA
- a CDS encoding type IV pilus modification PilV family protein, whose product MQTRRSANIPCNLHRGLTLTEVMIAMVIFVILAGGIIGAVFTVRADAENNLYESAALNVAISFLEQLKSIETEALLNPPVNGEGEKYHTFLIGFGENFNLPLSKDTAVLVPIISNADGTAKKELEVIINMQVDEATDFDGFWFEVDYTWKHPTTKKEYSGEVRSFNCEKVSTY is encoded by the coding sequence ATGCAGACGAGGCGCTCAGCTAACATACCGTGCAACCTACACAGGGGTCTGACCCTGACGGAAGTCATGATTGCCATGGTAATCTTTGTCATCCTGGCGGGTGGCATCATCGGGGCTGTGTTCACCGTGCGCGCCGATGCGGAAAACAATCTCTACGAGTCGGCCGCGCTCAATGTGGCGATCAGCTTTCTGGAGCAGCTAAAAAGCATCGAAACGGAGGCACTGCTCAACCCGCCGGTGAATGGCGAAGGTGAGAAATACCACACGTTCTTGATCGGCTTTGGCGAGAACTTCAACCTGCCGCTGTCCAAAGACACCGCGGTGCTGGTGCCGATTATTTCCAATGCCGACGGCACGGCCAAGAAAGAGCTCGAAGTCATCATCAATATGCAGGTGGACGAAGCCACGGATTTCGACGGTTTCTGGTTTGAGGTGGACTACACCTGGAAACACCCGACCACGAAGAAAGAATACTCCGGCGAAGTGCGCAGCTTTAACTGCGAAAAAGTCTCCACCTACTAG